Below is a genomic region from Clostridiales bacterium.
CAAAATCGCCCTAATAACAGATGCAATGAGGGCTGCCGGCAGAACAGAAGGCGAATCCATACTTGGGAGCAGGAAGAATGGCCAAAAGGTAATATTAAAAGATGGAGTTGCATTTATGCCTGACTTTGAAGCTTTTGCAGGTAGCATTGCGACTGCTGATAGGCTTGTGAGAAATATGTATAAAGGGGTTGGCGTAGAAATATTTAATGCAGTAAGGATGGCTTCACTAACGCCGGCGGAGATTATGGGATGCAGTTGCAGGAAAGGTAGCATACAAGAAGGTAAGGATGCGGACATACTTGTATTTGATGATGATATTAAAATAAAATATGTGATGACGAAGGGATATGAATATCTAAACTATCTTACTGATTAGTATTATAAATTAAGAAAATAAAAAGTACATCATATGCGATATATTTTTTACTTATGTCATAGTAAGTATAGACAGGAATCTATACTTACAAATTTAACATTATTTTTACAAATATTGAATGGGGGATTAATAAAATGAAAGTATCGCTATTTACACTAGTCTTTAGAGATAGGAGCATTGATGAATCAATAAGACTTGCCAAAGAAATAGGTTATGATGGAGTTGAATTGTGGGGGAGGGAACCGCATATCTCTGCTGGGACAACAAAAGAAAGAGCAAGGGAAATAAGGCGTATGCTCGATGAATATGGACTTAAGATTCCGTCCATAGGTTCGTATATTGGAGGTTTTTCTACAATGTCTGACGAAGAATGTAAAAAAACATATGAAGATCTTAAAAAATATTTGAATATTATGGGAGTGTTGAAATGTAACCTTATAAGGGTGGGTTGCGGAGGCCCTAATGCATTCTTAGCTCAGAACTATCATTATGAAAAAGCATCATACTGGATTGATAAATGTGCTGATCTAGCAGCTCAGTATAAATGTAGAATTGCTATGGAAATACATAACGGTAGCCTAATAGAAACAGTAGAAGCTGCCGACAGTTTTATAAAAAAGGTTAAAAGAGATAATGTTGGTTTTATACTTGATCCAGGTAATATGTATATTACAGGCACTGATTATGGAGCCAAATCAGTAGATATCCTTGGAAACAAGATTTTCCATGTGCATGTAAAGGATGAACTGAGGGTAAAGGACGATAGCATGCCAGGGACATTTCATGACAGAACAAAAGATGGTGATGAAATATTTCAACAAAAAATGCTTGGAGAAGGTGCAGTAGATCACTTACCATTATTTAAAGCATTAATAAAAAGTGGATATAATGGATTTCTGTCCAATGAATGTCATGCTGCTGTACCGGATATTGAAAGAGCAAAGCATGATCTTATAGAGATAAAAAATCAGTTAAAAATTGCCGGGAAGGATGCTGAAGCAGATAAACATGCTTAAGTATTAGTATAAAGTTAATAGCTGAGGGGATGAGTATAATCATGTTACCTGATAATAATGTTTTATCTACAGAAAAAGGTGAGCAGACGAAGGATATATCAGATAAGATTAATTCAGTAAATCTTAGGGGGAATACTAGTGTAGGAAACATAAAGCAGGCGACTGAACCTTTTAGGTACCTTAAAAATTTAAAGCATATAGCTAAAAGTAAAAATATAATCTTTTTCGATGCAGATGCTATGCTTAATAAATCGATACCCATAAAAATATATGAGATGAAAGGACATATTCAAACAATACCGGATCATACCCATGATTATATACAATTATGGTATGTGGCACGTGGCGAATTTCTGCATAAGTTTAATAATATAGAGTATAAGATGACCAGAGGGGACATGTTTGTACTCCCTCCATTCGCAGTTCATAAAGTGATGCCATGTAAAGGAGAAGAAGTGAGAATTATCGGATGCGAATTTTTACCTCAATTTATAAATGAACAATTCAAAAATTTATATGAGGATACTGATTTTTTTGATTTCGCATATCTTAGACCTTTCTTGGTTTCAGAAGATAAGGTAAGGCTAAAGATAAATCTTACCGGAGATTCTCTATTGAAATCTGAAGAAATACTTGAGGAAATGCTCTATGAGTATAAAGTCAAGGACAGATATTATGAAATGTTGCTTAAAGGTGATTTATTAAAACTTCTTACTATTGTTATCAGAGAGTATTATAAGGATTCGAAAATCAGTGAAGAAAAAGAGATTTTACGAAAATATAAAGATGCGATTATAGATTCTATGTTATATATACACTCGAAATATAATGAAAAAATACATCTTGAGGATGCTTGCAAACATTCTATGATGTCAAAAACCTACTTTTGTTACATATTTAAGTCTCTTACGGGAAAAACATTTAACGAATATCTTAGCAATTTAAGGATAACTAAGGCTATGGAATTATTGTTAAATACAAATATGTCAATAATGGAAGTGTGCTTTGAAGTTGGTTTTAATGATGAAACTTACTTTTGCAAGACATTTAAAAAATTAGTGGGAGTATCACCAAAACAATATAAAAAATTACAACTAGTAGAGAATACTGTCCAAAGGTAGAGGAGATACACAAAGATATTTACACTCCTTACAATCGGCAAATTTTTTGATTATCAGTTTAGGAATCCAATGGGTTTGAAGTTTTTTTCAGGGAATGAATATTATTTAGTGTAAATGGTATAACCGTCCAAATTATTGTAAATAATTTTAATGCAGCATAAATAGTGCTACGCTGGGGAGCGACCCAACGCTTGTTGCGACTTATACGGTGAAACGGCTGACCATTAAAGTTGGACGCTTTCTATTTCACCGGCAAGTCCCCAGCGGATAAACCCCGGGAGTTTGAGGGCAGAGCCTTCATCATATCTTTATGACATAACCCTATCCTCAAAATAAATCATCACCTGGCTGTAAACCAGCCCCCAGTTACGTACCGGGAGTGACCACTTCTTGCTTATCTCCTTTACCGAAAGATATACCACCTTCCGTATGGAATCGTCTGTGGGGAATATCGCTTTGGATTTCGTAAATTTTCTCACCATCCTGTGGTATCCCTCAACAGCATTAGTTGTGTATATTAGTTTGCAAATTTCTTCAGGATATTGGAAAAATGTTGATAGTTCCGCCCAGTTTGCGTCCTACGAACGCATTATCGATGGGTACTTCTTATCCCATTTTTCCCTGAATTCCTCTTTCGCATACTCGGCATCATCAATATTTACTGCACCGTAGATCCTCTTTAGGTCTGCACATACTGCTTTCCTGTCCTTGTACGGCACAAATTTCGATGA
It encodes:
- a CDS encoding sugar phosphate isomerase/epimerase, with product MKVSLFTLVFRDRSIDESIRLAKEIGYDGVELWGREPHISAGTTKERAREIRRMLDEYGLKIPSIGSYIGGFSTMSDEECKKTYEDLKKYLNIMGVLKCNLIRVGCGGPNAFLAQNYHYEKASYWIDKCADLAAQYKCRIAMEIHNGSLIETVEAADSFIKKVKRDNVGFILDPGNMYITGTDYGAKSVDILGNKIFHVHVKDELRVKDDSMPGTFHDRTKDGDEIFQQKMLGEGAVDHLPLFKALIKSGYNGFLSNECHAAVPDIERAKHDLIEIKNQLKIAGKDAEADKHA
- a CDS encoding AraC family transcriptional regulator; this translates as MLPDNNVLSTEKGEQTKDISDKINSVNLRGNTSVGNIKQATEPFRYLKNLKHIAKSKNIIFFDADAMLNKSIPIKIYEMKGHIQTIPDHTHDYIQLWYVARGEFLHKFNNIEYKMTRGDMFVLPPFAVHKVMPCKGEEVRIIGCEFLPQFINEQFKNLYEDTDFFDFAYLRPFLVSEDKVRLKINLTGDSLLKSEEILEEMLYEYKVKDRYYEMLLKGDLLKLLTIVIREYYKDSKISEEKEILRKYKDAIIDSMLYIHSKYNEKIHLEDACKHSMMSKTYFCYIFKSLTGKTFNEYLSNLRITKAMELLLNTNMSIMEVCFEVGFNDETYFCKTFKKLVGVSPKQYKKLQLVENTVQR